The Thermoanaerobaculia bacterium DNA window TCGCCGACGATCGAGACGCGATAGCCCTCGGCCTCGAGGTTCTCGGCGATGCCCTGGGCGAGATGCTCTTCGTCTTCGACCACCAGAATGGCGCGCGGCTCGCTCACGATTCCTCCTCGCACCTATCTGCGCCAGCTGCGTCATCGGCGGCATCCGGAGTCGCCGCCGGCCAGGCGGCGGTGAAGGTCGCGCCGCAGCCGGGGCCGGGCGAGGCGGCGGTCACCCAGCCGCGCTCGAGCTCGACGAAACGGCGCACGACGTAGAGGCCCAGGCCGGTGCCCTTGCTGGTGCGCCGCAGCTCGTCCCCCGGGCGATAGAACTTCTCGAACAGCTTCTCGGCCAGCGCCGGTTCGAAGCCGACGCCGTCGTCGGCGACCTCGAGCTCGACGAAGCTGCCGTGCGCCCGGCCGACGAGTCGGATCTCCTGGCTGCCTGCCGCCGTGGAGGAGCGCAGCGCGTTGTCGATCAGATTGCGCAGGACCGTTTTCGCCGCCGCCGGGTCGGCGGCGATCTCGAGGCGGGCGGGAATCTGCTGCGCGAAGCGGACGCCGTGCTCGGCGGCGCGCTCGGCGAACTCCTCGGCGACCCCCGCCACCAGGCGGTCGAGTGGCAGGCGCTCTTTGCGCAGGTGCGGCCGCCCGGCCTCGAGAGTGGCGGTATCGAGGATGCGACCGACCATCTCTTCGAGCCGACGGATGTCGCCGCGCATGCGCTTGACCAGCGCGTCGAGCTTCGCCGGTTCGGGGCGCCGCAGCGCGATCGTCTCGGCGGCGAGCTGGAGACTGGCGATCGGGCTCTTCAGCTCGTGGGTCACCGCGGCGATGAAGTTCTGCTGGCGGCGGCGCAGCTGGGCCTCGGCGGAGAGCGTCCGGCTGATCACCGCAACACAGCCGCCGAGCACGACGAGGAAGAAGGCACCCTCCCAGAGGTACTGGCGCAGCCGCCGCGCATGCTCCCCTTCGATCTCGGCGTAGGCGCTGGGCGGCACGGCGACCCGATGCGGGTGGACCTCGAGCGCCGGGAAGTACCCCGCGACGCGGTCCGGCGAGACGCCGTCGGCGAGCATACGCTCGGCGGCCTGCCGGTTGCCGTCGTGCAGAGCCGCGATGCGCTCGGATTCGCGGCGCACCATGCGGCGCTGATCGAGCATCCACCACACCACCTCGCCGGCCGAGAAGACCAGGATCGCGATGAAGGCGATACGCAGCGCGCGCTTGCGGTTGTGACTCAGAGTCATCGCTCAGCCACGAGCTCCGTCGGGACCGGCGAAGATCTCGCCGAGCGCCGCCGCCAGGCGGTCGAGATCTTCCGGGCGATGCGCGAGCGAGAGGAAACCGACTTCGTAGGCCGAAGGGGCGAGCGCGATGCCCTTCGCCAGCAGGCCGTGAAAGATCCGCTTGTAGAGCGGAGCGGCGCCGGAGTCGATGGCGTCGGCACGGCGCGGCGGTACCCCCGCCTGGAGGCTCATCCAGAAGAGCGAGCCCTGCCGCACCAGCTGCACCGGGAAGGGGGCGCCGGCGAGCGCGGGCGCGAGGGCAGTTTCCAGATGCCGGCCGAGCTCCTCGAGCCGCGACCAGGCCTTCTCGCGCTCGAGGATGGCGAGCGTCGTGACGCCGGCCGCCATCGCCACCGGATTTCCGGAGAGCGTGCCGGCCTGGTAGACAGCGCCCTCGGGGGCGAGATGCCGCATGAGATCGCGCCGCCCGCCGAACGCTCCCACCGGCATGCCGCCGCCGAGGATCTTGCCGAAGGTCGCGAGATCGGGCGTGATCCCGTAGAGCTCGGCGGCGCCGCCGCGCGCCACCCGAAAGCCGCTGATGACCTCGTCGAAGATGAGCAGGGTGCCGGCGCGCGCCGTCAAGTCGCGCAGGTGGCGCAAAAACTCGGGGCGCTGGAGCAGCAGGCCGTTGTTGGCCGGCACCGGCTCGACGATCACTGCCGCGATCTGGTCGCCCTCGGCGGCGAAGAGCGCGTCGAGCGCCGCCTCGTCGTCGAGCGGCAGGACGCGGGTGAGCCCGGCGAACGGCGCCGGGACGCCGGCGGAGCTCGGCCGCCCGAAAGTCACCAGCCCGGAACCGGCGGAGACCAGGAGGTGATCGGCGTGGCCGTGGTAGCAGCCGGCGAACTTGACGATGAGATCGCGGCCGGTGGCGCCGCGCGCCAGACGGATGGCGCTCATCGTCGCCTCGGTGCCGGAGGAGACGAAGCGCACCTGCTCGAGGCCGGGGTAGCGCGCGACGACCGCCTCGGCGAGGTCGATCTCGCCGGCGCACGGCGCGCCGAAGGTCATGCCGCTTCCGGCGGCGGCGGCGACCGCCGCCAGGACCTCCGGATGAGCGTGACCGAGGATCAGCGGACCCCACGAGCAGACGAAGTCGAGGTAGCGTCGGCCGTCGGCGTCCTCGAAATGGGCGCCCTCGCCTTTCGCCAGGAAGAGCGGCGTGCCGCCGACCGCGCGGTAGGCACGGACGGGCGAGTTGACGCCTCCGGGGATGACGGCCTTGGCGCGCTCGAACAGGGCGCGCGAGCGCGGGCCGGCGGAATCGGTCGGGGTCTCTCGGGTCTCGGGCGGCAGGGTGGCGCTCATCGTCGGGTCTCCATCGCTCGCATAGCGGGCATCTCGGGCGCTTCTGAACTGTCTGCCAGCGGATCGAGGGCGCCGGCGATGTCGCTGAACTCGCGGAAGAGCTCGGCGTCGCCGGCGGCGAGGAAGCTCCCGACCGCCTCGACTCCGAGCTCGCTCGCGAGGCCGCGCAGGCCGACCGTCGGCAGGTGGGCGAGCCGCTTGGCGAGGGTCTCGGCCCAGCGCCCGAGCGCCTCGCGCTGGCGGGCGTCGAAGCCGGCGCCCTCCTTGGCGAGCAGGCGTTCGATGCCCTCCGCCGCAGTCTGGCGATAGCGCTGGTGGATGCGCGCCAGAACCGGCGACAGCACGCGCTCGGCGAGGCGGTGGCGCAGTTCGTCGAGCGCCGCGTCGACCAGCTCGCGCGCCGCGGCGGTCTCGGCCTGGCGGCGCGAGCGCTGCGCGTCGGCCTCGCGGTTGACCTCGTCCATCCCCAGGCGCTCGATGCCCACGGCGCGCGCCGCTGCCGGGTCGATGTCCGCCGGCACGGCGAGGTCCACGGCGAGCAGCGGCTCACCACTCTCGCTGCGCGCCGCGAGACGTTCGAGGCAGGGGCGGTCGAGGACGCACTCCGGGGCGCCGGTGGCGGCGACCAGCGCCTCGATGCGCGGCGGACGGGCGCGGAAGTCGTCGAGGCTCATGGCGACGGCGTTGCCGAGCTCGTAGGCCAACTCTTCGGCGCGCTCGAGGGTGCGGTTGACGACCACCAGCGGCACGTTCTCTCTCGCCAGCGCCTCGCCGCACTTCCTGGTCATCGGCGAAACGCCGATGAGCGCCACGCGGCCGGGCGAGCGCCGCACGCGCTCGAGCAGATGGTCGGCGGCGATTTCGGCGAGCGACAGGCGGCCCTCGCCGAGCGCCGAGTTGCGATGCACTTGGTGAGCGACGCGCAGCGCCTCTTCGACCAGCCGTCCGAGGAGGCCGCCGGCGGCGCCGGCGGAACCCGCACCGCGTGCCGTCTCGAGCGCATCGCGCAATTGCCCCTGGATCTCGCGCTCGCCGACCTGCGCCGAGTCGAGTCCGGCGGCGACGACGAACAGGTGCTCGACGGCGCCCTCGCCGTGCCAGCCGCGCAGCAGATGCTCGGCCTCGCCCGGCTGCGGCTCCTGGCCGGCGAGCACGCGGAAGACGTCGCGGCGCCGATCGCCGGCGCGGCGGCCGTCTTTCTCGCGGTAGAGGATCTCGACGCGATTGCAGGTCGCGAGGTACACGAGCTCGGAGACACCCAGCTGGGCGGCCAGGTTCGCGACCGCCGCTTCGCGCGCTTCGCGGGCGACGGTGAAGCGCGCGACCGCGTCCGCGCCCTGCGTTCTGAAGGTCAGACCGACGAGTCCGATGGCGTCCATGTCGCGTTTCTAGCAGCGCATTTCGGGGGAATTGTCATGGAACTGTCACCGCGGAGAAAGACTGCCCCACAGGGTGGGAGAGCCACCGCTCAGCCGGCCGGCCGCGCCTTCATCGCCCCTGCCCGGCGGGCGGTTTCCGCGGCGGTATTGGATGCCGCGGCGCTGCTTGCCGCGGCGCCGGCGCTCGCGGCGTCGACCCAGCCGGCCAACTGTCGCACCACGAGGTCCGTCAGAAAGTCGAGATGATCGTCGCGCTCGTTGAGACAGGCGAGGAAGCGGAAGCGCTCGCCGCCGTGATGGACGAAGATCTCGCGATTCAGCTGATCGATCTCCTCGATCGTCTCGAGGCAGTCGGCGGAGAAGCCGGGACAGATGACGTCGAGAGACCGCACGCCCTGCTTCGCGAGCGCCTCGACAGTGCGGTCGGTGTACGGCTTCAACCACTCCTCCTTGCCGAAGAGCGACTGGAAGGAGAGCTGCCAGCGATCGGCCGGCAGCGCGAGGGCTTCGGCGAGGAGCCGCGCCGTCTTCTGGCAGTAGCAGAAGTACGGATCGCCGTCGTCGAAGTAGCGCTGCGGCATGCCGTGGAACGACATCAGGAGCTTCTCCGGAGGGCCCTCGGCCTGCCAGCGTTCGCGCACGCTCGCGGCGAGCGCGGCGATGTAGCCCGGCTCGTCGTGGTAGGTCTCGATGGTGCGCAGGCCCGGCACCCAGCGGGTCCGGGTGAGCTCCGCGAAGACGGCGTCGAAGGTCGAGCCCGCGGTGGCGGCGGCGTACTGTGGATAGAGCGGCAGGACGAGGATGCGCCGGCAGCCCGCCGCGGCGAGCTCGGCGAGCGCCTTGGCGATCGACGGGTTGCCGTAGCGCATACCGAGCGCGACCGCGACCTGATCGCCAACTCGCGCTCGCAAGCGCTGTTCGATCCCCGCCCGCTGGCGCTGGGCCGTGACGAGGAGCGGCGACCCCTCGGGAGTCCAGACCTTGCGGTAGAGCTCCGCCGACATCTTCGGCCGCGTCGTCAGAATGAAGAGGTGCAGAATCGGCAGCCACTTCCACCGCGGCAGCTCGATCACCCGCGGATCGGAGAGGAACTCCTTGAGATAGACCCGCAACGCCCCCGGCGTCGCCGCATCCGGCGTCCCGAGGTTCGACAACAACACCCCCACCCGCGGCGGGCGCCCATGGTCGAACCTGTCGGGAGACTCCAGCCGGTCGTACATCGCATCGGACTCTAGCAGCGCGCGTCCGGGCGCGCCGCGGGCGATACTCGCCCGGCAGCCGCGCAACGCCCACTCCGTGGCAGGATCTGCGGAATGAAATTCGGGGGGTTGTTGCGGGTGCTGGGGGTGAATGCGGTGCCGGTCGGCGGGGTGATGCTCGCCGGCTGGTCGACCGGGACGGGGCTCGCGCTCTACTGGTGCGAGACGCTCATCGGCACGGCGGCGAACGCCGTGCGCATCGTGCAGCACCGGCGGATGACGGGAAAGCGCGGGCACTACCGCGGGCAGCTCGGGGTGGAGGTCAACTCGGGCGAGAGCTCACCCTCGTCGCGGCGCGCGCCGCGTTCCGGGCGGGCGAAGACGCAATGGAAATCGTTTCTCTCCGAGTATCTGACCGGCAGCCTCGTCTTCACCCTCGCGCACGGCCTCTTCCTCGCCATCATCCTCGGCGCTGTGGTGAAGAGCTGGCCGGCGAAGGAAGACCTGCTCTTCGGCCTTGCCGGCATGGCGCTCTTCCAGGTCGGCGGTCTGGTGTTCGATCTCTTCTCGCTCAGGGAGTGGCCGTTCGCCCGGCTCAAAGTGCAGGTGCAGAGCGCCATGGGGCGGGTCGTGCTGGTCCATGTCGCGATCATCTTCGGGATGGGGCTCGTCATCTGGCTCGACAAGCCCGGTTCCTTCTTCTGGGTGTTCGGCGGCCTGAAGACGATCACCGACATCGGCGGGCTGTTCTCCGGAAAGAGCGGAGCGCAGGCTGAGGCGAGCGCCGACGCGGCGCCGCCGAAGTGGGCGAAGAGCGTGATCGGCAAGATCGCCCCGGGCGAGGACTTCGACGCCTACTGGAAGCGCGAGCGCGAACGCGAGCGCGCCGAAGCGGCGGCGGACGAGGAAGTCCTGCCGCAGAGGAAGCGATGAGCGCCGACGCAGAGGAGAGCCGCGTCGGCGCGAAGTTCTACCGCATCGCGTGGATCTTCTATCTCGCCCTGGCGATCGCCGGGCTCCTGTGGATCGGCACTCAGCGCGGTCGCCTGGGGATCGAGCTCTTCGTCGACCCCGGGAGCTGGTGGATCGACCTCGGCGCCGGCGTCGCGATCGGCGCGGCGCTACTCGCGCTCTGGTGGGCGTTGCGGCGCTTCTTCGCTGCGGCGAGGAGCCTCGAGGACGAGCTCGCGGCGCTCCTCGCCCCGCTCTCGGTCGCCGAGGCGGTGTCGCTCGCGCTCATCTCGGCGGTCGCCGAGGAGCTCTTCTTTCGCGGCGCGCTGCAGGGTGCCATCGGCTTCCTGCCGGCGGCGGTGCTCTTCGCGCTGATGCATGCTGGCCCCGGCAAGGGCTTCCGCATCTGGACGCTGTTCGCGCTCGCCGGCGGTCTCGCCCTGGGCGCCCTCGTCGCGCTGCGCGGTCCGCTGGGCGGCGCGATCGTCGCCCACCTGATGGTGAACGGCGTGAACCTCGTGCGCCTGGCGCGGCGCGCGCCGCAGTCAGCCGAGCCATCCGAGCTATCCGAGCCAGCGCCAGCGTCGGCCGCTTCCGATCCGGACGATCCCGCCGCCCATGAGTGAGGCCGAGAGCCCGGCGCTCTTGCGCGCGCGTCACTTCTCGGCGCTCTGCGACCTCGACGAGGCCGGCCGCGCGGCCGGACTCGCGGCGCTCGCGGCGCACGACCCCGCGCTCGCCGCCGAGGTCGCCCGGATGCTGGCGCTCGACGCCGAAGAGCAGGGTCCGATCGAAGAGCTGCGCGGCGAAGTCGCCGACGCTGCCGGCCGGCAGCTGCTGTCTGGGGAGCTGGGCGACGAGCCCGGCCACGCACCACCCGAGCGCCTGGGGGCCTGGAAGCTCGGCCCCAGGCTCGGCGCCGGTGGCATGGGCGAAGTCTGGTCCGCCGAGCGGGTCGAGGGCGGCTTCACCCAGCGCGCGGCGGTGAAGCTGGTGCGCTCCGGCGTCTCGAGCCTCGAGATCGCGGCCCGCTTCCGCCGCGAGCGTCAGGTGCTCGCCCGCCTTCAGCACCCCGCGATCGCCCGTCTCCTCGACGGCGGCGTGGCGCCCGACGGCCGGCCCTGGTTCGCCATGGAACGCGTCGACGGCGAACCGATCACCGTCTACGCCCGCTCGCGCGGGCTGGCGCTCGCCGCCCGCCTGCGACTGGTGATCGAAGTCGCGCGCGCCGTGGACGCCGCGCACCGCAGTCTCGTCGTGCACCGCGATCTCAAACCGTCGAACATCCTGGTCACCAACTCGGGCGAGCCGAAGCTGCTCGACTTCGGCCTCGCCAAGCTCCTCGAGCCGGAGAACGACCCGCAGCTGACGAGGAGCGATGTGCGCGCCCTGACGCCGGCCTACGCCGCGCCGGAACAGATCTACGGCGAAGCGGTCACGGTGGCGACCGACGTCTACGCGCTCGGCGTGCTGCTCTACGAGCTGGTCACCGGCGAGCTGCCGCATGCGCGGCGTTCGCCGACCCCCGAGGGGCTCGCCGACGAGATCTCACGCGAGACGATCGAACGCCCTTCGAGCCGCGTGCGCCGCACCTCCGGACTGACCACGGCCGAGGGAGGCGGTGGCGCGGTGATGGTCATCGCGGGCCTCTCCCGGGCGCGTCTCGCCCATCGCCTCAAGGGCGACCTCGACACCATCGCACTCACGGCGTTGAAGCGCGAACCGGAGCGCCGCTACGGCACCGTGGCGGCGTTCGCCGACGACCTCGAGCGCTTTCTCGCAGGGCGCCCGGTTTCCGCGCGCCCGGACACGCTCGGCTATCGGACGAAGAAGTTCGTCAGCCGGCATCGCGTCGCGGTGGCGGCGGCGCTGCTCGTGGCGCTGGCGCTCGCCGTCGGTGCGGCCGCCGCGCTCTGGCAGGCGCGCGCCACCCGGATCGAGAGCGAGCGCACGGCGCGGGTGCGCGATTTCCTGGCCTCGATCTTCGGCAGTCTCGATCCCGACCTCGGTCCCGGCCGCGACGCCTCGGCGGCAACCCTCCTCGCCGACGGCGCAGCGCGGGTCGAGGCCGAGCTTGCCACCGAGCCGCGCATCGCGGCCGAGCTCTACGCCGCCCTCAGCCGCGCCTGGCTGGCGCTCGACCGCTACGACGAGGCCGAGCGCCTGGCGCAGCGCAGTCTCGATCTCGCTCGGGCGAGCGCTGGCGACGACTCGATTCTCGCGGCAACGAGCCAGGCTCTCGTGGGCGAGATCGCCACCGCGCGCGAGGATCTCCCGGCCGGGGAGCGCGAGCTGCGCGGAGCCCTCGCGCGGCTCGCACGCCTCAAAGATGGCGCTGGCGGTCGCCCGGGGCTCGCCGTCGCCCGCGCCGCGGCGGCGCTGGGGCGGAATCTGAACGCGCAGCGGCGCCATGCCGAGGCGCTCGCGCTCTCCGAGGGGGCCTACGTCGTGTTGGCGCGCGAGCTCGGTCCCGGCGACCGCGAGGCGGTGCGCGCACTGCTAGCCGCGAGCCAGGCGCTGCGCTTCAGCGATCGCGCCGCCGAGGCCGCCGGGCGGATCGCGGGCGCCCGCGAGCTGCTCGAGCGCTCTCCGGCCGTGAATCCGGTCACCCGCGCCCTGCTCGATGTCGAGCGCGCCCATGTCGAGCTCCACCTGCGCCACCCCGCCACAGCGCTCGCCGCCGCCGAGGCGGCACTCGCCAGCCTCGCCGAGACACTCGGCCCGGAGAGCGCGGCGCGGGCGAGTGCTCTCCAGGCGAGGGCTCTCGCCCGCATGCAGGGTGGCGACTTCGGCGGCGCCCAGTCCGATCTCGACGCCGCGATCGCGGTCCTCCGGGCGCTCGACCCGGACCATCCGAGGCTCGCCAGCGTCCAGATCGATTTCGCCCTCGTGCTCGAACACCGCGGCCGGATCGACGACGGGATCGCCCTGCGCCGCGAGGTCCTGGAGTCGAGTCTGCGCCGGGCCGGTCCCGAGAGCGCCGAGGTCCGCAACCAACGGGCCCTGCTCGGCGCGGTACTGCGCACGGCCCAACGCTACCCGGAGGCGGAGATCGAGCTTCGCGAAGCGATCCGGCTGGAGCAGAGCTCGGCGGAGCGCGCCGGCGAGCATGCGGTGAGCGCCGCGAGGATCGATCTGGGAAACCTCCTGCTCGCGACCGGCCGCCCAGGTGAGGCGGTCGCGCTCCTGCGGCAGCGCCTCGAGCGCATGCTGGCGCTCGGCTCGTCGGCG harbors:
- the hemL gene encoding glutamate-1-semialdehyde 2,1-aminomutase, with product MSATLPPETRETPTDSAGPRSRALFERAKAVIPGGVNSPVRAYRAVGGTPLFLAKGEGAHFEDADGRRYLDFVCSWGPLILGHAHPEVLAAVAAAAGSGMTFGAPCAGEIDLAEAVVARYPGLEQVRFVSSGTEATMSAIRLARGATGRDLIVKFAGCYHGHADHLLVSAGSGLVTFGRPSSAGVPAPFAGLTRVLPLDDEAALDALFAAEGDQIAAVIVEPVPANNGLLLQRPEFLRHLRDLTARAGTLLIFDEVISGFRVARGGAAELYGITPDLATFGKILGGGMPVGAFGGRRDLMRHLAPEGAVYQAGTLSGNPVAMAAGVTTLAILEREKAWSRLEELGRHLETALAPALAGAPFPVQLVRQGSLFWMSLQAGVPPRRADAIDSGAAPLYKRIFHGLLAKGIALAPSAYEVGFLSLAHRPEDLDRLAAALGEIFAGPDGARG
- a CDS encoding HAMP domain-containing histidine kinase, coding for MTLSHNRKRALRIAFIAILVFSAGEVVWWMLDQRRMVRRESERIAALHDGNRQAAERMLADGVSPDRVAGYFPALEVHPHRVAVPPSAYAEIEGEHARRLRQYLWEGAFFLVVLGGCVAVISRTLSAEAQLRRRQQNFIAAVTHELKSPIASLQLAAETIALRRPEPAKLDALVKRMRGDIRRLEEMVGRILDTATLEAGRPHLRKERLPLDRLVAGVAEEFAERAAEHGVRFAQQIPARLEIAADPAAAKTVLRNLIDNALRSSTAAGSQEIRLVGRAHGSFVELEVADDGVGFEPALAEKLFEKFYRPGDELRRTSKGTGLGLYVVRRFVELERGWVTAASPGPGCGATFTAAWPAATPDAADDAAGADRCEEES
- a CDS encoding ferrochelatase: MYDRLESPDRFDHGRPPRVGVLLSNLGTPDAATPGALRVYLKEFLSDPRVIELPRWKWLPILHLFILTTRPKMSAELYRKVWTPEGSPLLVTAQRQRAGIEQRLRARVGDQVAVALGMRYGNPSIAKALAELAAAGCRRILVLPLYPQYAAATAGSTFDAVFAELTRTRWVPGLRTIETYHDEPGYIAALAASVRERWQAEGPPEKLLMSFHGMPQRYFDDGDPYFCYCQKTARLLAEALALPADRWQLSFQSLFGKEEWLKPYTDRTVEALAKQGVRSLDVICPGFSADCLETIEEIDQLNREIFVHHGGERFRFLACLNERDDHLDFLTDLVVRQLAGWVDAASAGAAASSAAASNTAAETARRAGAMKARPAG
- a CDS encoding CPBP family intramembrane metalloprotease, with protein sequence MSADAEESRVGAKFYRIAWIFYLALAIAGLLWIGTQRGRLGIELFVDPGSWWIDLGAGVAIGAALLALWWALRRFFAAARSLEDELAALLAPLSVAEAVSLALISAVAEELFFRGALQGAIGFLPAAVLFALMHAGPGKGFRIWTLFALAGGLALGALVALRGPLGGAIVAHLMVNGVNLVRLARRAPQSAEPSELSEPAPASAASDPDDPAAHE
- a CDS encoding serine/threonine protein kinase; translation: MSEAESPALLRARHFSALCDLDEAGRAAGLAALAAHDPALAAEVARMLALDAEEQGPIEELRGEVADAAGRQLLSGELGDEPGHAPPERLGAWKLGPRLGAGGMGEVWSAERVEGGFTQRAAVKLVRSGVSSLEIAARFRRERQVLARLQHPAIARLLDGGVAPDGRPWFAMERVDGEPITVYARSRGLALAARLRLVIEVARAVDAAHRSLVVHRDLKPSNILVTNSGEPKLLDFGLAKLLEPENDPQLTRSDVRALTPAYAAPEQIYGEAVTVATDVYALGVLLYELVTGELPHARRSPTPEGLADEISRETIERPSSRVRRTSGLTTAEGGGGAVMVIAGLSRARLAHRLKGDLDTIALTALKREPERRYGTVAAFADDLERFLAGRPVSARPDTLGYRTKKFVSRHRVAVAAALLVALALAVGAAAALWQARATRIESERTARVRDFLASIFGSLDPDLGPGRDASAATLLADGAARVEAELATEPRIAAELYAALSRAWLALDRYDEAERLAQRSLDLARASAGDDSILAATSQALVGEIATAREDLPAGERELRGALARLARLKDGAGGRPGLAVARAAAALGRNLNAQRRHAEALALSEGAYVVLARELGPGDREAVRALLAASQALRFSDRAAEAAGRIAGARELLERSPAVNPVTRALLDVERAHVELHLRHPATALAAAEAALASLAETLGPESAARASALQARALARMQGGDFGGAQSDLDAAIAVLRALDPDHPRLASVQIDFALVLEHRGRIDDGIALRREVLESSLRRAGPESAEVRNQRALLGAVLRTAQRYPEAEIELREAIRLEQSSAERAGEHAVSAARIDLGNLLLATGRPGEAVALLRQRLERMLALGSSAPRYELTVTRLHLAQALLAVGDGPSLAEARRVATEVAEAEARIAPGEERSPHEVLPAFVLARVDLAEGNLADARRGFEEALALWQRAGRGSSAASGEAHLLLGETLLRLGERTAAEAELRAAYELLFRRSGANHADTLRAKARLDELKSGPGTGRQPAAQLPPAGRR